The following coding sequences are from one Ctenopharyngodon idella isolate HZGC_01 chromosome 17, HZGC01, whole genome shotgun sequence window:
- the tmem54a gene encoding transmembrane protein 54a isoform X2: MVNSGLCCGSLKDNKILMKMGLGLVLVGHVNFLLGALVHGVVLRHIKVFTWNRKLIYPISNVIALVAGLMAIIGGISAIVLSKNKKNQLLSWFLLIVSVLGCLLGAASAVGISIATGRAIHQEGDTLFTHCNLSSNISYYSITNECPFDPTRIYGTTLILWVPLILMSVVEVVFSCRCFLACTSFLRMRCPWRRTVTRRVRVQLPEETALPPEDDLNEEEPAEQHDLLDKDTVAVETSDWL, encoded by the exons ATGGTGAATTCGG GTCTTTGTTGTGGCAGTCTGAAGGATAACAAGATCCTGATGAAAATGGGTTTGGGACTGGTGCTGGTTGGTCATGTGAACTTCTTGCTGGGTGCACTGGTACATGGGGTTGTGCTCAGACACATAAAGGTGTTCACTTGGAACCGGAAACTCATCTACCCTATCTCCAATGTCATTGCTCTTGTGGCAGGACTCATG GCAATTATTGGTGGAATCTCAGCTATTGTTCTCTCAAAGAACAAGAAAAACCAGCTGCTG AGTTGGTTTCTACTAATTGTTAGTGTCCTGGGGTGCCTTTTGGGTGCTGCCTCTGCAGTGGGGATCAGTATTGCCACAGGGAGGGCCATACATCAGGAAGGAGACACTCTGTTTACCCACTGCAACCTGTCTAGCAACATAAGTTACTACAGCATCACAAATGAATGCCCCTTTGACCCCACACGCATCTAT gGTACTACATTAATCCTATGGGTTCCGTTGATTCTTATGTCAGTGGTGGAGGTTGTATTCTCCTGTCGCTGTTTCTTGGCCTGCACTTCTTTCCTCCGGATGCGCTGCCCGTGGAGAAGAACTGTCACTAGGAGG GTGCGCGTCCAGCTGCCAGAAGAAACCGCACTGCCACCAGAAGATGATTTAAATGAGGAGGAACCAGCAGAACAGCATGACCTACTTGACAAAGACACGGTTGCTGTGGAGACTAGTGATTGGCtataa
- the zpcx gene encoding zona pellucida protein C, with amino-acid sequence MAAVFVILFCAIVCLALPVTSNGSDFNAHFSAYLPGVIHDVWHVSDFPGAAEDGRFLNGGHQPHTFDGFASGFLMPYDIQGLLERRNSFSLRIMNSSWSDPADTNVFHKGEQLHLQVSASPGPGQQLYVQSCHASSSPNPADKPEVSLIINKGCVASKESLVKFVSRQSDAVNLVVRASSLKSSETYLHCRVYLSDVGLTAVTKFCNYNKLKSRWVDLGGQSSVCDCCGRRCRSSERPELPVSLDLTAVVSTGPLIIKDPQSAPQATLLPPSDYSATKSSPAARDLSDKRWIMAGASFSGRSMQNIGNVSPWPFQPSFGGGVVIVSQGLGGDLSMWLPDIMELEFPPVVQVGIGHPENPAVDVTLQSDKPFRKLKPDESTETSQVVAVTEGKAKVEAVDSHVAEDGLGLWHLRDVDNSYKIQGKYAVTEAHHLDQPQMDLESEFDFPSNDLLLVNPTPEKLSESTEDKGDIVFRQAEMVFKSDKRDKLFEPVLYSKLSLKQAVDGSSSLNYEEQKRPSMREQDNETPQLERDSEKRQKDERMEDTSKIKGLVSSLLDQLRSVDW; translated from the exons ATGGCGGCAGTTTTTGTCATCCTCTTTTGCGCTATAGTGTGTCTAGCGCTTCCTGTTACATCTAACGGGAgtgattttaatgcacacttttCAGCATACTTACCAGGAGTAATACATGATGTCTGGCATGTTTCTGACTTTCCTGGTGCTGCAGAAGATGGACGTTTCTTAAATGGGGGTCATCAGCCTCACACTTTTGATGGCTTTGCATCTGGCTTCTTGATGCCATATGATATACAGGGTCTACTGGAGAGAAGAAACAGTTTTTCATTAAGGATCATGAACT CATCTTGGAGTGATCCAGCAGATACTAACGTGTTCCACAAAGGAGAGCAGTTGCATCTGCAGGTGTCTGCCTCGCCTGGCCCTGGTCAACAGCTTTATGTCCAGTCTTGCCATGCTTCCTCCTCTCCAAACCCTGCTGACAAACCTGAAGTCTCCCTTATCATTAACAAAGG ATGTGTGGCGTCCAAAGAGTCTTTGGTGAAGTTTGTGTCGCGGCAAAGTGATGCAGTCAATTTGGTTGTTCGTGCGTCCAGTTTAAAGTCTTCTGAG ACTTACCTTCACTGCAGAGTCTATCTTTCTGATGTGGGTCTGACTGCTGTCACTAAATTCTGCAACTATAACAAGCTCAAATCAAG ATGGGTTGACCTAGGTGGCCAAAGCTCAGTATGTGATTGTTGTGGGAGAAGATGCAGAAGCTCTGAGCGTCCAGAACTTCCTG TTTCTCTAGACCTGACCGCAGTAGTAAGCACTGGCCCGCTGATTATTAAAGATCCACAATCTGCACCCCAGGCCACATTGCTGCCGCCATCAGACTACAGTGCTACCAAGTCCAGCCCTGCAGCCAGAGACTTGTCTGATAAAAGATGGATCATGGCAGGTGCCTCTTTCTCTGGGCGCTCAATGCAAAACATTGGCAATGTCTCCCCCTGGCCGTTTCAGCCTAGCTTTGGAGGAGGTGTGGTCATCGTCAGCCAGGGACTGGGAGGGGATTTATCAATGTGGCTACCAGACATCATGGAGCTTGAGTTCCCACCAGTGGTGCAAGTGGGAATTGGTCATCCAGAAAATCCTGCTGTTGATGTAACCCTTCAAAGTGACAAACCCTTTAGAAAGCTGAAACCAGATGAAAGCACTGAGACGAGTCAGGTGGTTGCTGTGACTGAAGGAAAAGCTAAAGTAGAAGCTGTCGATTCACATGTTGCAGAGGATGGATTGGGCTTGTGGCATCTTAGAGATGTTGACAACTCCTATAAGATTCAGGGAAAATATGCTGTGACTGAAGCGCATCACCTAGACCAGCCTCAAATGGATCTCGAATCTGAATTTGACTTTCCTTCTAATGACCTATTGCTGGTCAATCCTACACCAGAGAAGCTCTCTGAGAGCACTGAGGATAAGGGTGATATTGTTTTCAGACAGGCTGAGATGGTCTTTAAAAGCGATAAAAGAGACAAATTATTTGAGCCAGTTCTCTACTCTAAACTAAGTCTGAAACAAGCTGTAGATGGGTCCAGTTCTCTCAATTATGAAGAACAGAAAAGGCCCAGCATGAGAGAACAGGACAACGAGACTCCACAATTAGAGCGAGATAGTGAGAAAAGACAAAAGGATGAGCGGATGGAGGACACTTCTAAAATTAAAGGTCTGGTTTCATCCCTATTAGATCAACTGAGGTCAGTGGACTggtga
- the tmem54a gene encoding transmembrane protein 54a isoform X1, with the protein MHAGERKEGGQPERHGLCCGSLKDNKILMKMGLGLVLVGHVNFLLGALVHGVVLRHIKVFTWNRKLIYPISNVIALVAGLMAIIGGISAIVLSKNKKNQLLSWFLLIVSVLGCLLGAASAVGISIATGRAIHQEGDTLFTHCNLSSNISYYSITNECPFDPTRIYGTTLILWVPLILMSVVEVVFSCRCFLACTSFLRMRCPWRRTVTRRVRVQLPEETALPPEDDLNEEEPAEQHDLLDKDTVAVETSDWL; encoded by the exons ATGCACGCAGGTGAACGGAAAGAAGGAGGACAGCCTGAGAGGCACG GTCTTTGTTGTGGCAGTCTGAAGGATAACAAGATCCTGATGAAAATGGGTTTGGGACTGGTGCTGGTTGGTCATGTGAACTTCTTGCTGGGTGCACTGGTACATGGGGTTGTGCTCAGACACATAAAGGTGTTCACTTGGAACCGGAAACTCATCTACCCTATCTCCAATGTCATTGCTCTTGTGGCAGGACTCATG GCAATTATTGGTGGAATCTCAGCTATTGTTCTCTCAAAGAACAAGAAAAACCAGCTGCTG AGTTGGTTTCTACTAATTGTTAGTGTCCTGGGGTGCCTTTTGGGTGCTGCCTCTGCAGTGGGGATCAGTATTGCCACAGGGAGGGCCATACATCAGGAAGGAGACACTCTGTTTACCCACTGCAACCTGTCTAGCAACATAAGTTACTACAGCATCACAAATGAATGCCCCTTTGACCCCACACGCATCTAT gGTACTACATTAATCCTATGGGTTCCGTTGATTCTTATGTCAGTGGTGGAGGTTGTATTCTCCTGTCGCTGTTTCTTGGCCTGCACTTCTTTCCTCCGGATGCGCTGCCCGTGGAGAAGAACTGTCACTAGGAGG GTGCGCGTCCAGCTGCCAGAAGAAACCGCACTGCCACCAGAAGATGATTTAAATGAGGAGGAACCAGCAGAACAGCATGACCTACTTGACAAAGACACGGTTGCTGTGGAGACTAGTGATTGGCtataa